The Bacillota bacterium genome has a window encoding:
- a CDS encoding DUF2313 domain-containing protein produces the protein MIINYLPPVLKDIREMAAVMDSEQGEIESLWNDLGVAMDDQFVADASENGVKRWEKLLQITPKADDSLDVRKFKILSRLTEQAPFTKTNLRQQLDALCGADGYTVEIKGSQYLVTVRVALTVQKKFDEVAALLKRIVPANLLVDVSLKYNQHMNFTKLTHSQMAQYTHYELRNSEELGA, from the coding sequence ATGATCATTAATTACCTGCCGCCCGTGTTAAAAGATATTAGGGAAATGGCAGCCGTCATGGACTCTGAACAGGGTGAGATAGAATCCCTCTGGAATGATCTTGGAGTTGCAATGGATGACCAGTTTGTAGCTGACGCAAGCGAAAACGGCGTTAAACGATGGGAGAAGCTTTTACAGATCACACCGAAAGCCGATGACAGCCTCGATGTGAGAAAATTCAAGATACTGTCCCGGCTTACAGAACAAGCGCCGTTCACAAAGACGAACTTAAGGCAGCAGCTTGACGCACTCTGCGGGGCTGACGGCTATACAGTCGAGATCAAAGGATCTCAGTATTTAGTTACGGTGAGAGTGGCGCTGACAGTGCAAAAGAAGTTTGATGAAGTGGCGGCACTGCTCAAGAGGATCGTTCCGGCAAACCTTCTGGTAGACGTTTCACTCAAATACAACCAGCACATGAATTTCACAAAGCTTACACATAGCCAAATGGCGCAGTATACACACTATGAGCTGAGAAACAGCGAAGAATTGGGGGCATAA
- a CDS encoding baseplate J/gp47 family protein has translation MYENVTFESILKRMLDKALEKDPNIDTREGGIIYSALAPAAVELQNMDIELDTILNETFADTASRDHLIKRCAERGITPTPATKATFKGEFNMDVPIGSRFSLDLLNYAVTEKVQTGVFKLECETAGTAGNEKLGALIPIDYIEGLTKAALSELLIPGEDEEETEALRKRYFDSLDSEAFGGNIADYKEKTNAIDGVGGVKVIPTWNGAGTVKLVIIDSQNKKPSAALVEAVQQAIDPPDSHGMGVGIAPIGHNVTVAGADEVQVNISTHITYKAGWSWADIEASASQVIDGYFSELNSGWADSENLVVRISQIETRLLTVTGVLDIQNTTINGSAANLIVPAYSIPARGVISG, from the coding sequence GTGTATGAAAATGTAACTTTTGAATCTATCCTTAAGCGTATGCTGGATAAAGCACTTGAAAAGGACCCTAACATAGACACCAGGGAGGGCGGCATCATTTACAGCGCCCTTGCCCCTGCTGCCGTTGAGCTTCAGAACATGGATATAGAGCTTGACACTATTCTTAATGAAACGTTTGCGGACACGGCGTCAAGAGATCATCTTATAAAACGTTGCGCCGAGCGTGGGATCACACCGACACCGGCGACAAAAGCGACCTTTAAGGGTGAATTCAATATGGATGTTCCTATAGGGTCAAGATTCTCTCTCGACCTTTTGAATTACGCAGTGACCGAAAAGGTACAAACAGGCGTTTTCAAACTGGAATGTGAGACGGCGGGAACAGCGGGGAATGAAAAGCTCGGAGCGCTTATCCCGATAGATTACATAGAGGGTCTCACAAAAGCGGCGCTGTCCGAGCTGCTTATCCCGGGTGAGGATGAGGAAGAAACGGAAGCACTGCGGAAACGATATTTTGACAGTCTCGATTCTGAGGCTTTCGGCGGTAATATCGCCGACTACAAAGAAAAGACTAACGCCATTGACGGCGTTGGTGGTGTGAAAGTCATTCCCACATGGAACGGCGCGGGAACGGTTAAGCTTGTAATAATCGACTCACAGAACAAAAAGCCCAGCGCCGCTCTTGTTGAAGCTGTTCAACAGGCGATAGACCCGCCTGACAGTCATGGCATGGGTGTCGGGATCGCCCCTATCGGTCACAATGTGACGGTCGCCGGAGCTGATGAAGTTCAGGTCAATATATCGACCCACATTACATATAAAGCGGGATGGAGCTGGGCGGATATAGAGGCGAGCGCGAGCCAAGTCATTGACGGATATTTTTCAGAGCTTAACAGCGGATGGGCGGACAGTGAAAACCTTGTAGTGCGTATCAGTCAGATCGAAACAAGACTTCTTACCGTGACGGGTGTGCTGGATATCCAAAACACCACCATCAACGGCTCCGCCGCAAATCTCATTGTCCCCGCTTACAGCATACCGGCAAGGGGTGTTATAAGTGGATAG
- a CDS encoding DUF2634 domain-containing protein has translation MIPAVNDDLTKDFEIKELPARTFRVTTENTINGMTDGLEAVKQAVYLILNTERYEYLIYSWNYGIELKDLYGKPIPYLLPELKRRITEALVQDSRITDVGAFDFETGKGKILVTFTVSTIYGEIEAEKAVSF, from the coding sequence ATGATCCCGGCAGTAAACGACGATTTAACAAAAGATTTTGAAATCAAGGAACTTCCGGCAAGGACGTTCAGGGTAACAACGGAAAACACCATTAACGGCATGACAGACGGCTTAGAAGCTGTAAAACAAGCGGTTTATCTGATACTGAACACCGAACGGTATGAATACCTGATATACAGCTGGAATTATGGGATAGAGCTAAAAGACCTGTATGGAAAGCCGATACCATACCTGTTGCCCGAACTTAAAAGAAGGATAACGGAAGCACTGGTACAGGATTCAAGGATCACTGATGTCGGTGCTTTTGATTTTGAAACAGGCAAGGGAAAGATCCTTGTGACATTTACGGTAAGCACTATCTATGGAGAAATCGAAGCGGAAAAGGCGGTGAGCTTTTAG
- a CDS encoding DUF2577 domain-containing protein: MVQLIKKAAVEAVDNSMPAGVFFGEVTSTAPLKINVEQKMTLTENNLVLTSMVSDFDVKMTVNQIEEAYSVRLGLSVGEKVILIRSQGGQKFIVLDRVR, encoded by the coding sequence ATGGTTCAGCTAATTAAAAAAGCCGCAGTTGAAGCAGTCGACAATTCCATGCCTGCAGGGGTGTTTTTTGGCGAGGTTACAAGCACAGCGCCTTTGAAAATCAATGTCGAGCAGAAAATGACTCTGACAGAGAACAACCTTGTTCTGACAAGCATGGTGAGCGATTTTGATGTGAAAATGACTGTGAACCAGATCGAGGAAGCATACAGCGTCCGTTTGGGGCTGTCTGTTGGCGAAAAAGTTATCCTTATAAGATCTCAGGGCGGGCAGAAATTCATTGTGTTGGACAGGGTGAGGTGA
- a CDS encoding hydrolase: MITIKYAELLIQNGDNIFAPIVEDGVTWDTSRSGEPGKLTFSVLKDSILDFTEGDAVRLRYGGDNIFYGFVFQKKRDKDGVIEVTAYDQLRYLKNKDTYVYSNKTAGEVIQMIADDFRLKTGELEDTGYKIPSRVEDNKTLFDIIQTALDETLRNTKRLFVMYDDFGKLTLKNIESMKLNLLIDEAAGENFSYTSSIDGETYNKIKLAYDNDKTGKREIYIAQDSENMNRWGVLQYFDTIKEEINGKAKADALLQLYNQKTRNLTISNVLGDTSVRAGSSVIVKMDVGDLTVANFMIVEKAKHTFSENEHLMDLTLRGGDFIA; encoded by the coding sequence ATGATCACTATCAAATATGCCGAGCTACTTATACAAAACGGGGATAACATATTCGCCCCTATCGTTGAAGACGGCGTCACTTGGGATACATCCCGCAGCGGTGAACCCGGAAAGCTGACCTTTTCGGTTTTGAAAGACAGTATACTGGATTTCACTGAGGGGGACGCTGTAAGGCTTAGATACGGCGGCGATAATATATTCTACGGCTTTGTGTTTCAGAAAAAGCGGGATAAAGACGGCGTCATCGAGGTTACGGCTTACGATCAGCTCAGATACCTTAAGAACAAAGATACTTATGTATATTCGAACAAGACGGCGGGTGAGGTGATCCAAATGATCGCCGACGACTTCCGGCTTAAGACCGGGGAACTTGAGGACACGGGTTACAAGATCCCGTCAAGGGTGGAAGACAATAAAACGCTATTCGACATCATTCAGACTGCGCTTGATGAGACCTTGCGGAACACAAAGAGGCTGTTTGTCATGTATGATGATTTTGGCAAGCTGACTCTTAAAAATATCGAGAGCATGAAGCTGAATCTGCTGATCGACGAGGCGGCAGGCGAAAATTTCAGCTACACTTCCAGCATCGACGGCGAAACGTACAACAAGATCAAGCTGGCTTATGACAACGATAAGACAGGAAAGCGTGAGATATACATAGCGCAGGACTCTGAAAACATGAACAGGTGGGGTGTGCTTCAGTATTTTGATACGATCAAGGAAGAAATAAACGGCAAGGCGAAGGCGGACGCACTGCTTCAGCTTTACAATCAGAAGACACGTAACCTTACTATCAGCAACGTACTGGGCGATACCAGCGTTAGAGCGGGAAGCTCCGTTATTGTGAAGATGGATGTCGGCGACCTGACCGTTGCGAATTTTATGATCGTTGAAAAGGCGAAGCACACATTCAGCGAGAATGAGCATTTGATGGATCTTACCTTGCGGGGCGGTGATTTCATTGCCTAA
- a CDS encoding LysM peptidoglycan-binding domain-containing protein translates to MYTIFLDGVALPVAPSKISMKIKNQNKTINLINDGEINILKSAGLTEVSFEAILPQVKYPFAVYPDGFKEADFYLDKLEQLKDSRSPFQFVCSRVTQGGKLLFDTNITVSLESYDVTDDAGEGLDITVSIELKQYREYTTKTVQLNDNKTAATVETARDTATAPKMSTYTVKKGDLLWNIAKKYLGNGARYTEIYALNKDKIKDPSLIYPGQVLTMPS, encoded by the coding sequence ATGTACACTATATTCTTGGACGGGGTGGCATTGCCTGTCGCCCCTTCTAAAATATCTATGAAGATAAAAAACCAGAACAAAACCATAAATCTTATCAATGACGGCGAGATCAATATACTGAAATCTGCGGGGCTTACCGAAGTCAGTTTTGAAGCGATCCTTCCACAGGTCAAATACCCGTTTGCCGTTTATCCTGACGGATTCAAGGAAGCGGACTTTTACCTTGATAAGCTGGAACAGCTAAAGGACAGCAGGTCGCCGTTCCAGTTTGTTTGCTCAAGGGTCACACAGGGCGGAAAGCTTCTATTTGACACCAACATCACCGTGTCACTGGAATCGTATGACGTTACAGATGATGCCGGAGAGGGTTTGGACATAACCGTTTCCATAGAGCTAAAGCAGTATAGGGAATACACGACTAAGACCGTTCAGCTTAACGACAATAAGACGGCAGCGACAGTCGAAACGGCAAGAGACACAGCGACAGCGCCCAAAATGAGCACATACACTGTGAAAAAAGGGGATCTTCTTTGGAATATCGCTAAGAAATATCTTGGAAACGGCGCACGATACACCGAAATATACGCTCTGAACAAAGACAAGATCAAAGATCCAAGCCTGATCTATCCGGGTCAGGTGCTTACCATGCCGTCATAG
- a CDS encoding tape measure protein, protein MGWQTPSRYFVKAGGKMGTIRTSIQIMDGMTPAFRSMTKAIDITLNSFEAVQKASHNAVDTSSIKAAREEMSKAEASFGKIEQEIRSANGSEQQFNRSMESGGGIAQGLKSKIMGIAASLGAAFGAKQVFDLSDQMTLTTARLGLMKDKLQSTADLQKEIFNSAQRSRASYIDTANAVSKLGILSRDAFKNSKEMVLFTELMNKNFKIGGASVEEQTAGMYQLTQAMASGKLQGDEFRSIMENAPLLAQSIADYLKKPMGEMKQLSADGKITSDIIKNAMFAAADQTNARFAELPKTIGDIWTDIKNRAIIAFQPILQKISTIANSPKFQTFVNDFVGSLVIIAAVALWVFNIMTSMANGIADNWGSIVPVLWGIVFAMAAYKTIALITNGVIAYQAFVEKVSAAAKAFKTGMIDKDTKATWANVIAQDGLNAALLACPITWIILAIIALIVIFYAAVAAVNHFTGKSLSATGLICGAFLYAAAFIGNLVIGVINEILQCLYTRFVEPFIGIIEWILNVTNGGFDSLKDAAINLIGQLISWVLSFGKIATKVIDSITGKDLTAKIESLQSSVLSWGKNDKAITLERKAPQINYHFDYGKAWDTGYNFGKNLDGKLSFKNILKNSKDALGGLDGYDGLGDLGNGLGGIDDTLDNIKNNGASTAENTASMKDNMQTSEEDLKYLRDIAEQEAVNRFTTAEIKVDMVNNNNVSSGMDLDGIVSYLEDKVYETMSAAAEGASA, encoded by the coding sequence ATGGGATGGCAAACGCCGTCCCGTTATTTCGTAAAGGCAGGTGGAAAGATGGGAACGATCAGGACATCCATTCAGATCATGGACGGAATGACCCCGGCTTTCAGAAGCATGACAAAAGCTATCGACATTACTTTGAACAGCTTTGAAGCCGTTCAGAAGGCTTCGCATAATGCCGTTGATACCAGCAGTATCAAGGCGGCAAGAGAAGAGATGTCAAAGGCGGAAGCGTCATTTGGCAAGATCGAGCAGGAGATACGCTCGGCGAACGGCTCAGAACAGCAGTTCAACAGATCCATGGAGAGCGGCGGAGGCATAGCCCAGGGGTTGAAATCAAAAATAATGGGGATCGCCGCTTCTCTGGGTGCGGCTTTTGGCGCTAAACAGGTGTTTGACCTTTCGGATCAGATGACGCTTACAACGGCGAGACTGGGGCTGATGAAGGACAAACTGCAGTCTACGGCAGATCTGCAGAAGGAAATATTTAATTCTGCTCAGCGGTCAAGGGCATCATATATCGATACGGCAAACGCTGTCTCTAAACTTGGGATATTGTCACGGGACGCATTCAAAAACTCAAAAGAAATGGTCCTTTTCACGGAACTTATGAACAAGAACTTTAAAATAGGCGGCGCAAGCGTGGAAGAACAGACTGCCGGAATGTATCAGCTGACACAGGCTATGGCGTCGGGAAAGCTTCAGGGCGACGAGTTCCGCTCTATCATGGAGAATGCTCCGCTGCTGGCGCAATCCATAGCCGATTATTTAAAGAAGCCTATGGGCGAAATGAAACAGTTGTCAGCTGACGGCAAGATCACATCTGACATTATAAAGAATGCCATGTTCGCGGCGGCTGATCAGACGAATGCTCGCTTTGCGGAGCTGCCTAAAACTATCGGGGACATCTGGACTGATATAAAAAACAGGGCAATCATAGCTTTTCAGCCTATTTTGCAGAAGATAAGCACTATCGCAAACAGCCCGAAGTTTCAGACGTTCGTCAATGATTTCGTGGGCAGTCTCGTAATAATCGCCGCAGTGGCGCTATGGGTATTCAATATAATGACCTCGATGGCAAACGGGATAGCCGATAACTGGGGCTCGATAGTGCCTGTACTCTGGGGCATCGTTTTTGCCATGGCGGCATATAAAACGATTGCACTTATAACAAACGGAGTGATTGCCTATCAGGCATTTGTGGAGAAGGTTAGCGCTGCGGCAAAGGCGTTCAAAACCGGCATGATTGACAAAGACACGAAAGCCACATGGGCAAATGTCATTGCGCAAGATGGACTTAACGCCGCTTTGTTAGCCTGCCCGATAACATGGATCATCCTTGCTATAATCGCACTTATAGTGATATTTTACGCGGCTGTGGCGGCGGTGAACCATTTTACAGGGAAAAGCTTGAGCGCAACCGGGCTCATCTGCGGGGCTTTCCTTTATGCGGCCGCCTTTATCGGCAACTTGGTCATAGGAGTAATCAACGAAATCCTCCAATGTCTCTATACACGTTTTGTAGAGCCTTTCATTGGTATCATTGAATGGATTTTGAATGTCACTAACGGCGGTTTTGACAGTTTGAAAGACGCGGCTATAAATCTGATCGGTCAGCTCATTTCATGGGTCTTATCTTTTGGAAAAATAGCTACAAAAGTCATTGACTCTATTACGGGAAAGGATTTGACCGCAAAGATTGAATCTTTACAGAGCAGTGTTCTTAGCTGGGGCAAAAATGACAAGGCTATAACGCTGGAGAGGAAAGCGCCTCAGATCAACTATCATTTTGATTACGGCAAAGCGTGGGACACTGGATATAACTTTGGCAAAAACCTTGATGGCAAACTTTCTTTTAAGAATATCCTTAAAAATTCAAAAGACGCTCTTGGCGGCCTTGATGGATATGATGGTCTTGGTGATCTGGGAAACGGGCTCGGAGGCATTGACGACACCCTTGACAACATCAAAAACAACGGTGCATCTACTGCGGAGAACACGGCTTCCATGAAAGACAATATGCAGACGTCTGAGGAAGATCTGAAGTATCTGCGTGATATTGCGGAGCAGGAAGCAGTGAACAGGTTTACGACGGCTGAAATCAAGGTGGATATGGTAAACAACAATAATGTAAGCTCCGGCATGGATCTTGACGGCATAGTTTCATATCTGGAAGATAAGGTATATGAGACAATGTCGGCGGCAGCGGAAGGGGCGAGCGCTTAA
- a CDS encoding phage portal protein, producing MSELSAFLAQNAVKVDHIKYVASKRFLGSDGQPIPWEIACITSTEDEALRKACTKRVQVPGKRNQFTQETDFNLYLGRLAAKCTVFPNLDDAELQNSYSAMGADALLKTMLTPGEYADYLSKIQEVNGFDVTLEDAVEEAKN from the coding sequence ATGAGTGAACTAAGCGCATTTTTGGCACAGAATGCTGTGAAGGTAGATCATATAAAATACGTGGCGTCAAAACGATTCCTCGGAAGTGACGGTCAGCCTATCCCCTGGGAGATCGCATGCATAACCTCAACAGAGGATGAAGCACTGCGAAAAGCCTGCACTAAGCGTGTGCAGGTACCGGGTAAGAGGAACCAGTTCACACAGGAAACGGACTTCAACTTATATCTTGGAAGGCTTGCCGCAAAGTGTACGGTTTTTCCGAACCTTGACGACGCGGAGCTTCAGAATTCATATAGCGCGATGGGGGCGGACGCACTTCTTAAAACCATGCTGACGCCGGGCGAATATGCGGATTATCTTTCAAAGATCCAAGAAGTGAACGGCTTTGACGTGACACTGGAAGATGCGGTGGAAGAAGCAAAAAACTGA
- a CDS encoding phage tail tube protein, whose translation MTNTMNGRDAVSASLAECFVTIEGNRYNLMQAINLEAKFEKNKSEVPILGRTGKGNKATSWKGTGSATFHYNTSIFRELLYRYKNTGEDVYFDIQITNEDPTSSVGRQTIILKDCNVDGGILAKFDADAEYLDEDMDFTFEDFEMPEQFSMLSGM comes from the coding sequence ATGACAAATACAATGAACGGCAGGGACGCGGTTTCAGCGTCTCTGGCGGAATGCTTTGTGACAATTGAGGGCAACAGATACAATCTGATGCAGGCTATCAATCTTGAGGCAAAGTTTGAAAAGAACAAAAGCGAAGTTCCTATCCTCGGCAGAACGGGGAAGGGGAACAAGGCTACAAGCTGGAAAGGCACAGGCTCAGCGACATTCCACTACAACACCAGCATTTTTAGAGAGCTTCTCTATAGGTATAAGAACACTGGCGAGGATGTTTATTTCGATATCCAGATAACGAATGAAGACCCGACGTCCAGCGTCGGCAGGCAGACGATCATACTGAAAGACTGCAATGTTGACGGCGGCATACTTGCTAAGTTTGACGCAGATGCCGAGTATCTTGATGAGGATATGGATTTCACATTTGAAGATTTTGAAATGCCTGAACAGTTTTCAATGCTGTCAGGAATGTAA
- a CDS encoding phage tail sheath family protein: protein MALGGGTFTVQNKALPGSYINFVSIARAASVLSERGIAAMPLELDWGAEGIVFEMDSENFQADSMKVFGYPYGSDKMKGLRDLFKNIRKGYFYRLNSGVKAVCAYATAKYSGIRGNDLKIVIQTNVDDSSKFDVSTFFGTLKVDTQAVSTATELKGNDYVDFNASATLTLTAGTPLTGGTNGSVPDGAAYQAFLDKIESYSFNALGCTSVSSDITALFTAFTKRMRDELGVKFQTVLYRTASADHEGVISVENKATDTGAAESSLVYWVTGAEAGCAVNKSNTNKAYDGEYTVDVDYTQNAFESGLKSGKFMFHRVGDDVRVLEDINTFTSVTAEKSEDFGNNQTVRVLDQIANDIAVLFNTKYLGNVPNDASGRISLWNDIVKHHQDLQNMRAIEDFSAEDVTVTAGDSRKAVVVNDVVTPVNAMAQLYMTVVVE from the coding sequence ATGGCGCTTGGCGGCGGAACATTCACAGTACAGAACAAAGCGCTTCCCGGTTCCTATATCAATTTTGTAAGCATTGCGAGAGCGGCCTCTGTGCTTTCGGAGAGAGGTATTGCCGCAATGCCCTTGGAACTCGACTGGGGCGCTGAGGGCATTGTTTTTGAAATGGACAGTGAAAACTTTCAGGCCGACTCAATGAAAGTCTTCGGGTATCCATATGGCAGCGACAAAATGAAGGGGCTTCGTGATCTTTTCAAGAATATCCGCAAAGGGTATTTTTACAGGCTTAATTCCGGCGTAAAGGCAGTTTGCGCATACGCGACAGCTAAATACTCAGGCATACGGGGCAATGACCTTAAGATCGTGATACAGACAAACGTCGACGACAGCTCAAAATTTGATGTATCGACATTCTTCGGAACCTTAAAGGTCGATACACAGGCGGTCAGCACGGCAACCGAGCTTAAGGGCAACGATTATGTCGATTTCAACGCATCGGCAACGCTCACGCTCACAGCGGGAACTCCGCTGACGGGCGGTACAAATGGAAGCGTGCCGGACGGTGCGGCATACCAGGCATTTTTAGATAAGATCGAGTCTTATTCATTCAATGCGCTGGGCTGTACATCCGTAAGCTCTGATATAACAGCGCTCTTCACCGCGTTTACTAAGCGTATGCGTGATGAACTTGGCGTTAAATTTCAGACAGTGCTGTACCGAACGGCATCGGCAGATCATGAGGGCGTTATCTCCGTTGAGAATAAAGCAACTGACACGGGCGCGGCGGAGTCTTCGCTTGTTTACTGGGTGACCGGCGCTGAAGCCGGGTGCGCCGTAAATAAGAGCAACACAAACAAGGCGTATGACGGCGAATATACCGTTGACGTCGACTATACACAAAACGCATTTGAAAGCGGGCTTAAGTCTGGCAAATTCATGTTTCACAGGGTCGGTGATGATGTGCGTGTGCTTGAGGATATCAACACATTCACATCCGTTACTGCTGAGAAATCAGAGGATTTCGGCAATAACCAGACTGTCAGAGTGCTCGATCAGATCGCGAACGATATAGCGGTACTCTTCAACACAAAGTATCTTGGCAATGTTCCGAATGACGCTTCCGGGAGGATCTCTTTATGGAACGACATTGTAAAGCATCACCAGGATCTGCAGAACATGAGAGCGATCGAGGATTTTAGCGCTGAAGACGTGACGGTAACGGCGGGAGACAGCAGAAAGGCTGTTGTGGTAAACGACGTTGTAACGCCTGTCAATGCAATGGCTCAGCTTTATATGACCGTTGTGGTAGAGTAA